A single Neoarius graeffei isolate fNeoGra1 chromosome 23, fNeoGra1.pri, whole genome shotgun sequence DNA region contains:
- the LOC132871976 gene encoding succinate receptor 1-like, translating to MIMPNTDNCSSLVSPLLEKYYLSPMYGSLAAFGFIGNLFVVLGYTFCLPAWKSSNVYLFNMSVSDLFFLCTLPELSYNYAYNLKRFNASLCVLNRYILRVNIFASIIFMMWVSVDRYLLLCHPQREHVLLTFKAAVYISIANWIWASIQVSPLIAFIIQDLEKNGWTVCRDFGSLGQFRVTLTYTIVVTITGYIMPLLAWFISTQKMISLLTKREEMCGTSFQRPVRIMRIAAVMFLVLYTPIHVMRIVRLVSRRPELNLSQCSKDYINAFYIVTRPIAYSHSAINPVFYFLMTDSFKEALQDKWKKVKRILMSK from the exons atgatcatgcctaataCG GACAACTGTTCCAGTCTCGTCAGTCCACTGTTAGAGAAATATTACCTCTCTCCAATGTATGGCTCACTAGCTGCCTTTGGCTTCATCGGAAACCTGTTCGTGGTGTTAGGCTATACCTTTTGCCTCCCTGCTTGGAAATCCTCAAATGTGTACCTGTTTAACATGTCTGTGTCTGACCTCTTTTTCCTGTGCACTTTACCTGAACTGTCCTACAACTACGCTTACAACTTGAAGAGATTCAATGCTTCATTATGCGTTCTTAATCGCTACATCCTCCGTGTGAACATATTTGCCAGCATCATTTTCATGATGTGGGTAAGTGTGGACCGGTACTTGTTGCTGTGTCACCCACAGCGTGAACATGTCCTGTTGACTTTCAAGGCTGCAGTGTATATTTCCATTGCAAACTGGATCTGGGCGAGCATTCAAGTTTCTCCCCTTATCGCCTTCATTATCCAGGACTTAGAGAAAAATGGCTGGACAGTGTGTCGTGATTTTGGGAGCCTGGGACAGTTCAGAGTTACTCTGACCTACACCATAGTGGTCACCATAACTGGATATATAATGCCACTGTTGGCTTGGTTTATATCAACACAAAAGATGATTTCTCTACTCACAAAAAGAGAAGAGATGTGTGGGACATCCTTCCAAAGGCCAGTAAGAATCATGAGGATTGCAGCAGTTATGTTTCTGGTGCTCTACACCCCCATCCATGTAATGAGGATTGTGCGTCTTGTATCTCGGCGTCCTGAATTAAACTTGTCACAGTGCAGCAAAGATTATATCAATGCGTTTTACATTGTGACAAGGCCAATTGCATATTCTCACAGTGCCATCAACCCTGTGTTTTACTTTCTCATGACAGACAGCTTTAAAGAAGCACTGCAGGACAAATGGAAGAAGGTTAAAAGGATACTAATGAGTAAATAA